One region of Carya illinoinensis cultivar Pawnee chromosome 8, C.illinoinensisPawnee_v1, whole genome shotgun sequence genomic DNA includes:
- the LOC122317822 gene encoding serine--tRNA ligase-like isoform X1: protein MLDINLFRVEKGGNPDVIRESQRRRFANVDLVDEVIKLDKEWRQLQFEVENLRKEFNKINKQIAQLRIAGKDTTDMIKNTEENKKSAADREAEVREVLKQLNSKLETIGNLVHDSVPVSNDEANNEVIRSWGEKWLEPKLKNHVELVELLGIADLKKGADVAGGRGFYLKGDGVRLNQALINFGLDFLEKRGYTALQTPFFMRKDIMAKCAQLAQFDEELYKVTGEGDDKYLIATAEQPLCAYHLDDWIHPSELPLRYAGYSSCFRKEAGSHGRDTLGIFRVHQFEKVEQFCITGPDNNESWTMHEEMIKNSEDFYKTLNIPYQVVAIVSGALNDAASKKYDLEGWFPASQTYRELVSCSNCTDYQSRRLEIRFGQKKSNEQAKKYVHLLNSTLTATERTICSILENYQRADGVEIPEALQQFMGGKTFLPFKNKPADEAKGMRKPIHEYGQAGKQFTSIMKLFQKRKMVWNFGNKILGKFL from the exons atgctgGACATCAATCTCTTCAGGGTAGAGAAAGGCGGCAATCCCGACGTCATCCGTGAATCTCAACGGCGTCGTTTCGCCAACGTCGACCTCGTCGACGAGGTCATCAAGCTCGATAAAGAATGGCGTCAAC TTCAATTCGAGGTCGAGAATCTTCGCAAGGAGTTCAACAAGATCAACAAGCAAATCGCTCAACTTCGAATT GCGGGTAAAGACACCACCGATATGATTAAGAATACAGAGGAAAATAAGAAGTCGGCAGCAGATAGAGAAGCCGAAGTTCGGGAAGTTttaaaacaattgaattcaaaattGGAAACAATTGGAAATCTCGTTCATGATTCAGTTCCAGTTAGCAACGATGAG GCAAACAATGAGGTGATCAGATCATGGGGTGAGAAATGGTTGGAACCAAAACTAAAGAATCATGTCGAGCTTGTTGAGCTCCTTGGGATTGCAGATTTGAAGAAAG GTGCTGATGTAGCTGGAGGTAGAGGTTTCTACTTGAAAGGAGATGGAGTGCGTCTTAATCAAGCTCTGATTAACTTTGGTCTTGACTTTTTGGAGAAAAGAGGATATACAGCATTGCAGACTCCATTCTTTATGAGAAAAGATATCATGGCAAAGTGTGCTCAATTAGCACAATTTGATGAAGAACTTTACAAG GTAACGGGTGAGGGAGATGACAAATATCTGATTGCTACAGCTGAACAGCCACTGTGTGCGTATCATTTGGATGATTGGATCCATCCCTCTGAACTACCCTTAAG ATATGCTGGATATTCATCCTGCTTTCGTAAAGAAGCTGGTTCACATGGTCGAGATACTCTGGGAATATTCAGAGTTCATCAGTTTGAGAAGGTGGAGCAGTTCTGCATTACTGGCCCAGATAACAATGAATCCTGGACAATGCATGAGGAAATGATCAAAAACTCCGAGGATTTCTACAAGACG CTGAACATCCCCTATCAAGTTGTTGCTATTGTTTCTGGTGCCCTGAATGATGCTGCTTCAAAGAAGTATGATTTGGAAGGATGGTTTCCTGCCTCTCAGACGTACAGGGAGCTGGTGTCCTGCTCGAACTGTACAGACTATCAGTCCAGAAGATTGGAGATTCGATTTGGGCAGAAAAAG AGCAATGAGCAAGCAAAGAAATATGTTCACTTATTGAACTCAACACTCACAGCAACCGAGAGAACAATATGCTCTATACTTGAGAACTACCAGAGAGCGGATGGTGTTGAGATACCAGAAGCCTTGCAACAATTTATGGGTGGAAAGACCTTCCTACCTTTCAAGAACAAACCGGCTGATGAAGCCAAAGG GATGCGCAAACCCATTCACGAATACGGTCAAGCTGGCAAACAATTCACTTCAATTATGAAACTGTTTCAAAAGAGGAAAATGGTTTGGAACTTTGGGAATAAAATATTAGGCAAATTTTTGTAA
- the LOC122317822 gene encoding serine--tRNA ligase-like isoform X2 yields MLDINLFRVEKGGNPDVIRESQRRRFANVDLVDEVIKLDKEWRQLQFEVENLRKEFNKINKQIAQLRIAGKDTTDMIKNTEENKKSAADREAEVREVLKQLNSKLETIGNLVHDSVPVSNDEANNEVIRSWGEKWLEPKLKNHVELVELLGIADLKKGADVAGGRGFYLKGDGVRLNQALINFGLDFLEKRGYTALQTPFFMRKDIMAKCAQLAQFDEELYKVTGEGDDKYLIATAEQPLCAYHLDDWIHPSELPLRYAGYSSCFRKEAGSHGRDTLGIFRVHQFEKVEQFCITGPDNNESWTMHEEMIKNSEDFYKTLNIPYQVVAIVSGALNDAASKKYDLEGWFPASQTYRELVSCSNCTDYQSRRLEIRFGQKKSNEQAKKYVHLLNSTLTATERTICSILENYQRADGVEIPEALQQFMGGKTFLPFKNKPADEAKGKKPKA; encoded by the exons atgctgGACATCAATCTCTTCAGGGTAGAGAAAGGCGGCAATCCCGACGTCATCCGTGAATCTCAACGGCGTCGTTTCGCCAACGTCGACCTCGTCGACGAGGTCATCAAGCTCGATAAAGAATGGCGTCAAC TTCAATTCGAGGTCGAGAATCTTCGCAAGGAGTTCAACAAGATCAACAAGCAAATCGCTCAACTTCGAATT GCGGGTAAAGACACCACCGATATGATTAAGAATACAGAGGAAAATAAGAAGTCGGCAGCAGATAGAGAAGCCGAAGTTCGGGAAGTTttaaaacaattgaattcaaaattGGAAACAATTGGAAATCTCGTTCATGATTCAGTTCCAGTTAGCAACGATGAG GCAAACAATGAGGTGATCAGATCATGGGGTGAGAAATGGTTGGAACCAAAACTAAAGAATCATGTCGAGCTTGTTGAGCTCCTTGGGATTGCAGATTTGAAGAAAG GTGCTGATGTAGCTGGAGGTAGAGGTTTCTACTTGAAAGGAGATGGAGTGCGTCTTAATCAAGCTCTGATTAACTTTGGTCTTGACTTTTTGGAGAAAAGAGGATATACAGCATTGCAGACTCCATTCTTTATGAGAAAAGATATCATGGCAAAGTGTGCTCAATTAGCACAATTTGATGAAGAACTTTACAAG GTAACGGGTGAGGGAGATGACAAATATCTGATTGCTACAGCTGAACAGCCACTGTGTGCGTATCATTTGGATGATTGGATCCATCCCTCTGAACTACCCTTAAG ATATGCTGGATATTCATCCTGCTTTCGTAAAGAAGCTGGTTCACATGGTCGAGATACTCTGGGAATATTCAGAGTTCATCAGTTTGAGAAGGTGGAGCAGTTCTGCATTACTGGCCCAGATAACAATGAATCCTGGACAATGCATGAGGAAATGATCAAAAACTCCGAGGATTTCTACAAGACG CTGAACATCCCCTATCAAGTTGTTGCTATTGTTTCTGGTGCCCTGAATGATGCTGCTTCAAAGAAGTATGATTTGGAAGGATGGTTTCCTGCCTCTCAGACGTACAGGGAGCTGGTGTCCTGCTCGAACTGTACAGACTATCAGTCCAGAAGATTGGAGATTCGATTTGGGCAGAAAAAG AGCAATGAGCAAGCAAAGAAATATGTTCACTTATTGAACTCAACACTCACAGCAACCGAGAGAACAATATGCTCTATACTTGAGAACTACCAGAGAGCGGATGGTGTTGAGATACCAGAAGCCTTGCAACAATTTATGGGTGGAAAGACCTTCCTACCTTTCAAGAACAAACCGGCTGATGAAGCCAAAGGGAAGAAACCGAAGGCCTAG